A single window of Channa argus isolate prfri chromosome 10, Channa argus male v1.0, whole genome shotgun sequence DNA harbors:
- the LOC137133857 gene encoding protocadherin alpha-C2-like isoform X6, with the protein MISAVTHYSVPEELEEGSVVSNLASDLGLDVKTLSNRKMRLDIISSKKYLDVNKETGELYIVERVDREYLCAVKTTTCYLKMEAIVENPQRIFYIEIEITDINDNAPHFRRDTINLDIMESTPAGERFSVNNAVDPDLGSNSVKTYLLSESEHFDIDIQTGRDGSKFADLILKKSLDREKQGVHNLILTAVDGGVPTRTGTASIIVRVLDTNDNAPTFDKGNYDVNIMENSPVGTPVIKLKATDLDEGTNAKLKYTYSLYTSEKTQGTFDLNPSTGEITVKGQLNYEDIQNYEMEIIATDKGANSLSGQCKVNIFVIDMNDNHPDISIKSFQSPVKENIELDTVIAVVSVSDKDSGDNGVVNLRIPDNMPFKLREYSDNYYELVVSEPLDREKFAEYDITFTVTDRGSPPLSDNETMTLDLLDVNDNVPQFPRSFYTIRVIENNAPGDLLSSLTAFDPDLHENQYLVYFILEKEIANTSMSMLFSINPENGNLYALKTFDYEIEKDFLFHIEARDSGSPPLSSNLTVHIIIVDQNDNAPVIVSPWRAHGSVVEEKIPRSTDKGSLVAKVIALDTDSVHNSRITYQFLQVPDATLFSLDQYNGEIRTMRMFSYRDQRHHRLVVVAKDNGDPALSATVTIKLSTMETAVKAYSDMTEVPLEYDIFSDLNLYLVIGLGSVSFLLLITILVTIVLKCQKPKSSKAAPPCRNSVISERNSTIADSTLVSNDAYWYSLFLAETRKGKLVVRQPLPKGSRYIVSSIPRGTGLTETSDSAASTLQYPK; encoded by the coding sequence ATGATTAGCGCCGTCACTCATTACTCTGTTCCCGAAGAACTGGAGGAAGGCTCTGTTGTCTCTAATTTAGCTTCAGATTTAGGATTAGATGTTAAGACGCTGAGTAACCGTAAAATGCGGTTAGACATTATATCCAGCAAAAAATACCTGGATGTGAACAAAGAAACAGGGGAGCTGTACATTGTGGAGAGGGTTGACAGGGAGTATTTGTGTGCGGTAAAAACAACGACATGTTATCTAAAAATGGAAGCTATTGTAGAGAACCCTCAGAGGATTTTCTATATCGAAATTGAAATAACAGATATAAATGACAACGCTCCTCATTTTCGACGAGACACCATAAACTTGGACATTATGGAATCAACCCCAGCTGGTGAGAGATTCTCTGTTAATAACGCCGTTGATCCAGATCTTGGATCAAATTCAGTAAAAACATACCTTCTGAGCGAAAGTGAGCACTTTGACATAGACATTCAAACTGGAAGAGATGGATCTAAATTTGCTGATTTAATATTGAAGAAGAGCTTAGACCGTGAAAAACAAGGAGTGCACAATTTAATTCTCACTGCTGTGGACGGCGGGGTGCCTACGCGCACAGGTACAGCAAGTATTATTGTGCGAGTACTGGATACTAATGACAACGCCCCGACATTCGATAAAGGTAATTATGACGTTAATATTATGGAGAATTCTCCGGTTGGTACTCCTGTCATTAAGTTGAAAGCTACGGATTTAGATGAGGGaacaaatgctaaattaaaatatacatatagtTTGTATACATCAGAAAAAACCCAAGGAACATTTGACCTGAATCCTTCTACAGGTGAAATTACGGTGAAGGGACAGTTAAACTATGAAGACATTCAAAATTATGAAATGGAAATCATAGCAACGGATAAAGGAGCAAACAGTTTATCAGGTCAGtgtaaagtaaacatttttgtaatagATATGAATGACAATCACCCAGATATTTCAATCAAGTCATTTCAAAGTCCAgtcaaagaaaacattgaaCTAGACACAGTGATCGCGGTAGTTAGTGTCAGTGATAAAGACTCCGGAGACAATGGAGTGGTTAATCTTCGTATTCCCGATAACATGCCCTTCAAACTGAGAGAATACTCTGATAACTATTATGAATTAGTTGTGTCAGAGCCGTTAGACCGTGAGAAGTTTGCAGAATATGACATCACGTTCACGGTGACAGACAGAGGTTCTCCTCCTTTATCTGACAATGAAACTATGACGTTAGATCTGCTGGATGTTAATGACAATGTTCCACAGTTCCCTCGGTCTTTTTATACCATACGTGTGATAGAGAATAACGCACCTGGGGACTTGCTCAGTTCACTCACTGCGTTTGACCCTGACCTCCATGAAAACCAGTATCTGGTTTACTTCATCCTAGAGAAGGAGATAGCCAACACCTCCATGTCCATGCTGTTCTCCATCAATCCAGAGAACGGTAATCTTTACGCACTGAAAACGTTTGACTATGAGATCGAGAAGGACTTTCTGTTCCACATCGAGGCTAGAGACTCTGGTTCTCCTCCACTCAGCAGTAACTTGACCGTCCACATCATTATTGTGGACCAGAACGACAACGCTCCGGTCATTGTGTCTCCATGGCGCGCGCACGGCTCGGTGGTGGAGGAAAAGATCCCCAGATCCACCGATAAAGGCTCCCTGGTTGCCAAGGTGATAGCTCTAGACACCGACTCGGTGCACAACTCTCGGATTACCTACCAGTTTCTACAGGTGCCTGACGCCACCTTGTTCAGTCTGGACCAATACAACGGAGAGATCCGGACTATGAGGATGTTCAGCTACAGAGATCAGCGCCACCACAGACTGGTTGTTGTTGCCAAGGACAACGGGGACCCTGCTCTCTCTGCTACGGTCACCATCAAGCTGTCCACAATGGAGACTGCTGTTAAGGCTTACTCTGACATGACTGAGGTGCCTCTAGAGTATGACATCTTCTCAGACCTGAACTTGTATTTGGTGATCGGTCTGGGCTCGGTGTCGTTTCTGCTGCTCATCACCATATTGGTCACTATAGTGCTCAAGTGTCAGAAACCCAAATCCAGCAAAGCGGCTCCTCCCTGCAGGAACAGTGTGATCAGTGAGAGGAACTCCACCATCGCTGATTCAACTCTGGTGTCCAACGATGCCTACTGGTACAGTTTGTTTCTAGCAGAAACCAGGAAAGGAAAGCTGGTGGTTAGACAGCCTCTGCCAAAGGGCTCAAGATACATCGTGTCCAGTATACCGAGAGGAACCGGACTGACAGAGACTAGTGACTCTGCAGCTTCCACTCTGCAG
- the LOC137133857 gene encoding protocadherin alpha-C2-like isoform X4 translates to MISAVTHYSVPEELEEGSVVSNLASDLGLDVKTLSNRKMRLDIISSKKYLDVNKETGELYIVERVDREYLCAVKTTTCYLKMEAIVENPQRIFYIEIEITDINDNAPHFRRDTINLDIMESTPAGERFSVNNAVDPDLGSNSVKTYLLSESEHFDIDIQTGRDGSKFADLILKKSLDREKQGVHNLILTAVDGGVPTRTGTASIIVRVLDTNDNAPTFDKGNYDVNIMENSPVGTPVIKLKATDLDEGTNAKLKYTYSLYTSEKTQGTFDLNPSTGEITVKGQLNYEDIQNYEMEIIATDKGANSLSGQCKVNIFVIDMNDNHPDISIKSFQSPVKENIELDTVIAVVSVSDKDSGDNGVVNLRIPDNMPFKLREYSDNYYELVVSEPLDREKFAEYDITFTVTDRGSPPLSDNETMTLDLLDVNDNVPQFPRSFYTIRVIENNAPGDLLSSLTAFDPDLHENQYLVYFILEKEIANTSMSMLFSINPENGNLYALKTFDYEIEKDFLFHIEARDSGSPPLSSNLTVHIIIVDQNDNAPVIVSPWRAHGSVVEEKIPRSTDKGSLVAKVIALDTDSVHNSRITYQFLQVPDATLFSLDQYNGEIRTMRMFSYRDQRHHRLVVVAKDNGDPALSATVTIKLSTMETAVKAYSDMTEVPLEYDIFSDLNLYLVIGLGSVSFLLLITILVTIVLKCQKPKSSKAAPPCRNSVISERNSTIADSTLVSNDAYWYSLFLAETRKGKLVVRQPLPKGSRYIVSSIPRGTGLTETSDSAASTLQASTTSSSSST, encoded by the coding sequence ATGATTAGCGCCGTCACTCATTACTCTGTTCCCGAAGAACTGGAGGAAGGCTCTGTTGTCTCTAATTTAGCTTCAGATTTAGGATTAGATGTTAAGACGCTGAGTAACCGTAAAATGCGGTTAGACATTATATCCAGCAAAAAATACCTGGATGTGAACAAAGAAACAGGGGAGCTGTACATTGTGGAGAGGGTTGACAGGGAGTATTTGTGTGCGGTAAAAACAACGACATGTTATCTAAAAATGGAAGCTATTGTAGAGAACCCTCAGAGGATTTTCTATATCGAAATTGAAATAACAGATATAAATGACAACGCTCCTCATTTTCGACGAGACACCATAAACTTGGACATTATGGAATCAACCCCAGCTGGTGAGAGATTCTCTGTTAATAACGCCGTTGATCCAGATCTTGGATCAAATTCAGTAAAAACATACCTTCTGAGCGAAAGTGAGCACTTTGACATAGACATTCAAACTGGAAGAGATGGATCTAAATTTGCTGATTTAATATTGAAGAAGAGCTTAGACCGTGAAAAACAAGGAGTGCACAATTTAATTCTCACTGCTGTGGACGGCGGGGTGCCTACGCGCACAGGTACAGCAAGTATTATTGTGCGAGTACTGGATACTAATGACAACGCCCCGACATTCGATAAAGGTAATTATGACGTTAATATTATGGAGAATTCTCCGGTTGGTACTCCTGTCATTAAGTTGAAAGCTACGGATTTAGATGAGGGaacaaatgctaaattaaaatatacatatagtTTGTATACATCAGAAAAAACCCAAGGAACATTTGACCTGAATCCTTCTACAGGTGAAATTACGGTGAAGGGACAGTTAAACTATGAAGACATTCAAAATTATGAAATGGAAATCATAGCAACGGATAAAGGAGCAAACAGTTTATCAGGTCAGtgtaaagtaaacatttttgtaatagATATGAATGACAATCACCCAGATATTTCAATCAAGTCATTTCAAAGTCCAgtcaaagaaaacattgaaCTAGACACAGTGATCGCGGTAGTTAGTGTCAGTGATAAAGACTCCGGAGACAATGGAGTGGTTAATCTTCGTATTCCCGATAACATGCCCTTCAAACTGAGAGAATACTCTGATAACTATTATGAATTAGTTGTGTCAGAGCCGTTAGACCGTGAGAAGTTTGCAGAATATGACATCACGTTCACGGTGACAGACAGAGGTTCTCCTCCTTTATCTGACAATGAAACTATGACGTTAGATCTGCTGGATGTTAATGACAATGTTCCACAGTTCCCTCGGTCTTTTTATACCATACGTGTGATAGAGAATAACGCACCTGGGGACTTGCTCAGTTCACTCACTGCGTTTGACCCTGACCTCCATGAAAACCAGTATCTGGTTTACTTCATCCTAGAGAAGGAGATAGCCAACACCTCCATGTCCATGCTGTTCTCCATCAATCCAGAGAACGGTAATCTTTACGCACTGAAAACGTTTGACTATGAGATCGAGAAGGACTTTCTGTTCCACATCGAGGCTAGAGACTCTGGTTCTCCTCCACTCAGCAGTAACTTGACCGTCCACATCATTATTGTGGACCAGAACGACAACGCTCCGGTCATTGTGTCTCCATGGCGCGCGCACGGCTCGGTGGTGGAGGAAAAGATCCCCAGATCCACCGATAAAGGCTCCCTGGTTGCCAAGGTGATAGCTCTAGACACCGACTCGGTGCACAACTCTCGGATTACCTACCAGTTTCTACAGGTGCCTGACGCCACCTTGTTCAGTCTGGACCAATACAACGGAGAGATCCGGACTATGAGGATGTTCAGCTACAGAGATCAGCGCCACCACAGACTGGTTGTTGTTGCCAAGGACAACGGGGACCCTGCTCTCTCTGCTACGGTCACCATCAAGCTGTCCACAATGGAGACTGCTGTTAAGGCTTACTCTGACATGACTGAGGTGCCTCTAGAGTATGACATCTTCTCAGACCTGAACTTGTATTTGGTGATCGGTCTGGGCTCGGTGTCGTTTCTGCTGCTCATCACCATATTGGTCACTATAGTGCTCAAGTGTCAGAAACCCAAATCCAGCAAAGCGGCTCCTCCCTGCAGGAACAGTGTGATCAGTGAGAGGAACTCCACCATCGCTGATTCAACTCTGGTGTCCAACGATGCCTACTGGTACAGTTTGTTTCTAGCAGAAACCAGGAAAGGAAAGCTGGTGGTTAGACAGCCTCTGCCAAAGGGCTCAAGATACATCGTGTCCAGTATACCGAGAGGAACCGGACTGACAGAGACTAGTGACTCTGCAGCTTCCACTCTGCAG
- the LOC137133857 gene encoding protocadherin alpha-C2-like isoform X2 — translation MKEGSVVANLATDLSLDVKTLNQRKMRLDLIANKKYLDVNRETGELYVVEKIDREFLCTKTLTLCYLKMEVILENPLRIFNIELEILDMNDNAPQFRREAIHLDISESTPRGERFSLSNAVDPDVGSNSVKTYHLSESEHFTIEVQTGRDGSKFADLILTKALDREQQAVHNLILTAIDGGTPARSGTASVIVHVLDTNDNAPTFDKTIYNVNIMENSPIGSLVINLNATDLDEGSNSDITYSYSLYTSEKTQQTFSLNPSTGEITVKGMLNYEDFRIYDMEVIATDHGANSLSGQCTIKILVEDMNDNHPEISIKSFQTPVTENIELDTVIAVVSVSDKDSGDNGVVDLHIPDNMPFKLRESSDNYYELVVSEPLDREKVAEYDITFTVTDRGSPPLSDNETMTLELLDVNDNVPQFPRSFYTIRVIENNAPGDLLSSLTAFDPDLHENQYLVYFILEKEIANTSMSMLFSINPENGNLYALKTFDYEIEKDFLFHIEARDSGSPPLSSNVTVHIIIVDQNDNAPVIVSPWRAHGSVVEEKIPRSTDKGSLVAKVIALDTDSVHNSRITYQFLQVPDATLFSLDQYNGEIRTMRMFSYRDQRHHRLVVVAKDNGDPALSATVTIKLSTVETAVKAYSDMTEVPLEYDIFSDLNLYLVIGLGSVSFLLLITILVTIVLKCQKPKSSKAAPPCRNSVISERNSTIADSTLVSNDAYWYSLFLAETRKGKLVVRQPLPKGSRYIVSSIPRSTGLTETSDSAASTLQRRCSAVKNPKLCLCSRHDSVSYLQTGRWQKQGGQFLVLNRDLWIYFAII, via the exons AATCCATTGCGGATATTTAACATAGAACTAGAAATTTTGGATATGAATGACAACGCCCCACAGTTTCGAAGGGAGGCCATTCATTTGGACATATCTGAGTCAACGCCTAGGGGAGAAAGATTCTCTTTGAGCAACGCTGTTGACCCGGATGTTGGTTCAAATTCTGTGAAAACATATCATCTTAGTGAAAGTGAACACTTTACTATTGAAGTACAGACTGGAAGGGACGGATCGAAGTTTGCAGATTTGATATTAACAAAAGCATTAGATCGGGAGCAGCAGGCTGTTCATAACTTAATACTCACAGCTATAGATGGTGGTACACCTGCTCGTTCTGGTACAGCCAGCGTGATTGTTCATGTTTTGGACACAAATGATAATGCACCTACATTTGACAAGACGATCTATAATGTAAACATAATGGAGAATTCTCCCATTGGAAGCCTGGTTATTAATCTAAATGCAACAGACTTAGATGAGGGATCAAATTCTGACATAACTTACTCATACAGTTTATATACATCAGAGAAAACGCAGCAAACATTTAGTCTGAATCCCTCCACCGGTGAAATTACTGTCAAAGGAATGTTAAATTATGAGGATTTTAGGATTTATGATATGGAAGTTATAGCGACAGATCATGGAGCCAATAGTTTATCAGGACAATGCACCATAAAGATTCTGGTGGAAGACATGAACGATAATCACCCAGAAATATCTATTAAATCATTCCAGACTCCAGTGACTGAAAACATTGAACTAGACACAGTGATCGCGGTAGTTAGTGTCAGTGATAAAGACTCCGGAGACAATGGAGTGGTTGATCTTCATATTCCTGATAACATGCCCTTCAAACTGAGAGAATCCTCTGATAACTATTATGAACTAGTTGTGTCAGAGCCGTTAGACCGTGAGAAGGTTGCAGAATATGACATCACGTTCACGGTGACTGACAGAGGTTCTCCTCCTTTATCTGATAATGAAACTATGACGTTAGAGCTGCTGGATGTAAATGACAATGTTCCACAGTTCCCTCGGTCTTTTTATACCATACGTGTGATAGAGAATAACGCACCTGGGGACTTGCTCAGTTCACTCACTGCGTTTGACCCTGACCTCCATGAAAACCAATATCTGGTTTACTTCATCCTAGAGAAGGAGATAGCCAACACCTCCATGTCCATGCTGTTCTCCATCAATCCAGAGAACGGTAATCTTTACGCACTGAAAACGTTTGACTATGAGATCGAGAAAGACTTTCTGTTCCACATTGAGGCCAGAGACTCTGGTTCTCCTCCACTCAGCAGTAACGTGACCGTCCACATCATTATTGTAGACCAGAACGACAATGCTCCGGTCATTGTGTCTCCGTGGCGCGCGCACGGCTCGGTGGTGGAGGAAAAGATCCCCAGATCCACCGATAAAGGCTCCCTGGTTGCCAAGGTGATAGCTCTAGACACCGACTCGGTGCACAACTCTCGGATTACCTACCAGTTTCTACAGGTGCCTGACGCCACCTTGTTCAGTCTGGACCAATACAACGGAGAGATCCGGACTATGAGGATGTTCAGCTACAGAGATCAGCGCCACCACAGACTGGTTGTTGTTGCCAAGGACAACGGGGACCCTGCTCTCTCTGCTACGGTCACCATCAAGCTGTCCACGGTGGAGACTGCTGTGAAAGCCTACTCGGACATGACTGAGGTGCCTCTAGAGTATGACATCTTCTCAGACCTGAACCTGTATTTGGTGATCGGTCTGGGCTCCGTGTCGTTTCTGCTGCTCATCACCATATTGGTCACTATAGTGCTCAAGTGTCAGAAACCCAAATCCAGCAAAGCGGCTCCTCCCTGCAGGAACAGTGTGATCAGTGAGAGGAACTCCACCATCGCTGATTCCACTCTGGTGTCCAACGATGCCTACTGGTACAGTCTGTTTCTAGCAGAGACCAGGAAAGGAAAGCTGGTGGTTAGACAGCCTCTGCCAAAGGGCTCCAGGTACATCGTGTCCAGTATACCAAGAAGCACCGGACTGACAGAGACTAGTGACTCTGCAGCGTCCACTCTTCAG cGTCGCTGTTCTGCAGTTAAGAATCCCAAACTTTGCCTTTGCAGTCGCCATGACAGTGTGTCATACTTACAGACTGGACGTTGGCAAAAACAAGGTGGACAGTTCCTGGTGCTGAACAGGgatttatggatttatttcGCTATTATTTAG